The window CTGACGGATGGCATGTCTTTGGCATGCTCTGGGAGCCGGGCAAGCTTACCTGGTACATTGACGGAAAGAAGACAGCGGAATGGGAGAACCCGCGAGTGGGTTCTGTCCCGGGCCATCTCCTGCTCAGCCTGCAACTCGGTGGCTGGGCGACCAAGGACATCGATCTTTCGAAAATCGACGAAACCTTTGATATTGATTATGTCAAAGTCTGGCAGCGCAAGGACCTTGCGGAAGCTGCAAAGAACGTCGATCTCAGCATCCCGGCAAAAAAGTAGTTTATGAAGCCCCTCCTTCTCATCCCCGTACTGTGTCTTCCCACCCTGCTTTTGGGCGAGAGTTCCCTCCCGTCTCCGACCACGGAGGCGCCATCGCGGCCTGTGATCGACCTCTCTGCTCCCGGTGCTGACAAGCTTCTGGAGCCGAGTCATGCCTCCCAGGTCCAGGTGCAGCCGGCGACGGACGGAAAAGGTATTGACGTATCCGTTGCCGCCGGGCCTGCGGGTTTTCCTGGAGTGCGTATCGTGCCCTCGACGGGAGCCTTTGATCTTTCCGGCGCTGGCTTTGTCGAGGCACGTGTCACCAATACAGGCTCCGCCATCATCAGTGCCACGCTTCGCATGGATTCCGGGGAGAATAGTGCCAGCGGCTCCGCCTATCTGAAGCCGGGGGAAACAGGCGCGGCCCGGGCGTACTTCGCCTCGCCAGGCAAGGGATCCAATCCGCTCGACGCGGCCAGAATCACGCAAATCCTGATCTTTATCGGCAAGAACGAGACGACGGCACGGGCGTTTCGCATCGACTCTCTCTCGGCGGGAGGTCGGGAGGGCGACACACTGCCGATCAATCCAAACACGGTGCGGGTCAAGCCGCAGGGAGGTGTGATCTTCTCACCCTCCGTGCCGGTCAGTCCCGGCTCCCAGCTCACTGGGCGCAATGGAGCAAAGGCCGAGGTGACTGGCAACAAGACGATAGGGGTGAATTTTTCCGGCAAGCCGGAGGAGAATGTGCAACTCCGGCCTGCGAAGGGATACTGGGATCTGGGGGACTTTCTTCAGGTGACGGTGAAGGTCAAGAACACCGGTTCTCATCCGGCGTCGCTCACAGCCCAGCTTTCGAGTCAGGCCGACAGATCGGATACGGCTACGCCGACGAAGCCCATTGCGCCTGGTGAAACGGTGGATTTGGTGGTTCCTTTTATCCCGGGCACACCTTTCAAGATCATTTCGGTTCCTGAGCAGAATCAGCTCGAAGGGAAGAATAGCTGGGGCATGGAGTCGACACCCGGCGTTCGCTACTTCAGCCATCAAACAAATGGACTGATCCTCAGTCCGGTCGCCGGGCAGGAGCCATCGTCCTTCGAAGTGCTGGCCGTGACCGCTGGCATGCCCGAGGGCGACCCGCGTCCGGAATGGCTGGGTCAGCGCCCTCCCGTGGAAGGGGAATGGATCAAGACCTTTGAGGACAATTTCGATGGCACGACTCTCGATGAATCGAAGTGGAATGTTTATTCAGAGAATCACTGGGACAAGCGCGTCGGTTTCTCGAAGCAAAATGTCCTCATCGGCGATGGCCAGGCCCGCTTGCGCATTGAAAAGCGGGCTGGCTTTCATAATGACGATCCAAACGCCCGCGCGACGGACTTTGCTACGGGATGGCTCGATACCTATGACAAATGGCGGCAGACCTATGGATATTACGAGGTGCGGGTGAAACTACCCACTGCGCCGAGTATGTTCCCGGCATTCTGGCTCATGCCGCAGCGTGGCCCGGCAACGTGGCCGAAGTATCGTCAGGCTAGCACCAAGGATGGAGGCATGGAGTTCGACGTCTTCGAGGGGCAGTCGATGTGGGGGCCATACCGGACCACCTTTGGCGTTCACTGGGACGACTACATGAAGTACCACAAGAGCGCAGGCACCTCAGCCCACTACAATCGCCCCGACAAGGATGGATATCTCACCATTGGCATGCTGTGGCTGCCGGGGCATATCTCGGTATATTCCCAAGGGCGGCTCCAGGGGAGCTGGGACTCTCCGCGTGTGGGTTCCGTCCCTTCTTACCTGATCTTTGACATGCTGCCGGGGGGATTTGAATACGATCCACTCGATCCGGCGAAGCTCCCGGCCGACCTTCAGATCGACTATGTGCGCGTATGGCAGCGGAAGGATCTCATGGAGACCGGAAAGAACTAGGCGGAGTTTCGAATAACGGACCGGCGGGAACGCCCCGCCGGCCCTTAATATTCAGCGCACGACACAGCCGAGCATGGCTTCGGCAATGCCTGTGCTCTGGCGATCTCCATCGACGACGCCAAACAATCCTTTGTAATCCCAGTTGGCCCAGCCAATACCATACTCCTCAAATACCGAGATGATGTCGCGGTACCAGGCCTCGCGTACCGGCATGGGGGCGTAATTCACCACGCCAAACTCTCCACAATAAAGCGGGCAGCCTGTCTTGCGCGAGACCTCGATGGCTCCGGCAAAATCCGCCACCATGTTTGCGCGGGTAAATGGTTTGTTGAGTTCCGCAAAATCCAGCGCGCCAAACTTGGTCGGCTCGGGTGGACGAACCATGGGCAGGTGTTCGTCGGCGATGGGGCGGCCGGGATACTGGATGGGACCGTCATACATCCGCCCTTCCTGGCTCCATCCCGCCCGGTGATGGGTGATGAGCATCGGATGGTAGTAGTGAAATGTGATGATTGTGTCGCGAGTGTCCGGCAGGTCGAGCTCGTGCAGGGTAAAGACCGAGTTCCAGCGATTTGAGCCGATGAGGATCGTGCGCTCCGGTTCACGCTCGCGCACGAGACGCATGGCAGCCGCCGCGACACGATTCCAGTCGGCGGGGTTGTCCGCCACTGGCTCGTTCATGAGTTCATAGGCGAGCGTGTCCGTCGAGTGCGACGAAAGTCGCGAGGATAGTTGACGCCACATGCCGGCAAAGTGCGCCTCTTCGTCGGGATCGGTGAAGAGTTTGGGTTCCGTCATCTGACCGAAGGAATGGCCGCGCAGGATATGCAGGTCGAGGATCACGCCGAGACCTTCCGCTGTCGCCCAATCTATGGCATTTTCAAGGAGGTCAAAGGCTTCGTTCTCCTGGTTTCCCTCTTCATCCCACATCTGCTCCTCGTCGACGGGCAGGCGAATGTGATCAAATCCAAAGTCGGTGATGATGCGGATGTCCTCCGGGGTGAACCACGCGCGGCGGTCCTCGCCGCGTCGGGCGCTTTGGCTGAGCCAGTGGGAAATGTTGGTGCCTCTGAGGTAGGAGTGAGTTTTCATTTTTGAAAGCGATAGGAATAAATCTCCGCGTTGGTCTTGCGGACGGAATCGATGAACTCCTGGTGGGGAGTGTCTGTGATCGAGACGAACCCGATGCCCGCGTTCTCGCCATCCATGGCACGACCCGTGGCTGGCTGATCGGCATATTGGAACCAATGTGCACCGACAAATTTCGGGTGAGCGAGCACGCTGCGGATGTAGGCATCATAGCTCACGCCTCGTGATTTCTGGTCGGCTGCGGCGAACAGGCCGGTGTCAAAGACTCCCCGGTCGGTCGATCCGAAGTGAAACTCTCCGATCAGCACCGGCTTGTCATAGGCATCGAGTATTGCCCACTCCGTCGTGCTGAGTTTGTCGCGGTAGATATTGAAGGAGAGTACGTCGCAGTGCTTCGCTGCCGCCGCGAGCACCTCGGGGGAGTACCCGGCGAAACGGCATCCCAGGTAAAGATGGTTGGGGTCGGCTTGTTTGATTGCCTCGTTGACCGTGCGGAAGTACGTCTCGGCGTAAAGCGAGAGGAAGGCCGAAAGGTCCGCGATCACCTTGGGCCTCAGGATGCCCGGCAGGGAAACCGGAGCCTCCATTGCGCTCCAGCTGGCAAAGGAAGTTTCCCATGCGGCATTCAGAGCGCTGATGTCCCGGTACTTTTCTTGCAGCTGCTGGAGTATTGCGCGCTTCGCGGGAGACGCCTTGGCCTCGGCCTTGAGCGCGCCGATTGCCAGGCCGTAGTGGCTGGCGGGATCATTCTTGTGATAGCCCCATGCCTCCTCGTTACCCACAAAGTATCCGATACAAAATGGGTCATCCTTGGCCCGCTTTGCCTGACCCTCGACTGCAGCGGCAACGTCTGCGGCAAATTGCGGATCGAACGGATCATCCATCCCGCGGACATACCCCGTTCCCCATGTCACCCGGGCATGCTTGCCTGAAGGCCACACCGTCAATGTATAGGGCACCCGGCCATTCCCGATGGAACCCCATGACGAAAAGGCTGCGATGGTGTTGAATCCCCAGGAGAGCAGACGGATGTACGAGCGATCCAGCCAGGGCTTGGTAAAGTCCGACCCGTATTTGCGGATCAGATTGGCTTTGAGAAAGTCCACGCCATCCGCTGTGGTGGCGGCTTTCAGCGCCGGGTCATCGGCAGGCAGGCCATTGAAGAGCTCTTCACGTCCTTTGATCGTGGTGACATCGGTGGTGCCAATGCAAGTCGGGCCAAAGGAGAGAAACAGCCGACCCTCGGGATCGACGAATGTCCATTTGTCGTCATGTTTTGCCACACGGAAAAACCCTGTCGCGTCGAGCTTGGGGCCACTTGCCCAACCGCCATAAATATCGCGATCCTTTGCGACGGGATGGGCGGCGAGGTCTCGATCCTCCTCTGCCGATTGTGCCGCAAAGTCCTGATCACCTGTCACCTTGCCCGGCCAGGTTTCGCGCGTGTATTGGCCGTATTTGTCAACGAGGTTGGAGAAATCCTCTTTGTGCCCTGGTACGAGACGCACATTGTCGATGATGAGGTCCCGATTGTCCGCCGGGAGGTTGAGAAAGACCTGCCAGTTAACCACGTGGCTGAGGTCAAATGGTCCTTTCCCGAGCGAACCGACACTCCGGAATGCGCCAAAACCCGGCAGTGCCTTCACCTTGAGCGTCGAGGGATCGGTGCCAAAGGGTATGACATACGTGGCCCGCTGGCCGCCATCGATCGATCCACGTCCCGTGCGGGAATGGTTTCCGCTTCCATCGGCCTCGGTCGAGCTGTCGATACGGGTGTTGAAGGCGACCATGTTGGGGCCGGGATTGTAAACGTCGAAGGCGAGTCCACCATACCCCCGGAAATCCTGAGGGGTGTCGAAGTCGAAAATGACTGCCGGATAGGGTGCCGGGGTGCGAAAGGTGAGATGCAATGCCCTGGCCCCGTCGGAGGCTCCCTCCGTCGTTGTTGCATAACTGGCATCTTTTGTCGTGATACCGGTCGGCTCGCTTTCGAAGCTATTGATCGGGCGGGTATCTGTCTTGAGCGGCTCCTGGGCGCAGAGCACCACCGGAAAGCCCAGGATGGCTAGAAATCGGATTCGCATGGGGAAACAGCTTCCATCATGCCAGAGACCGTTGGGTCGGCGTTAGCCGAGGGCCGATCCTTCTTGTGCTCTTTTCCGACCTTGCGATCGTTGGGAGGGTATTGACGGACCCTACCGCAGAGCCGCGGCATCCGCTTGGAGCCGACGCTGAAGATCCTGTCTTTGCTTCACCTTTTGCAGAGCGCCCTCAAACGCCGGAGGCAGGACCATTGCTCCCGGAGGAGCATCTCCGAAGCGGTAAACGTAAAGCGCGCCATCCGAAATATATCCCAGAGGCAGCCCGGTCTGGGCATCGACCCATGCCTCGGCAATGACGATATCGTTCTCTCCTTCCTTGGTTCGAAGGACATAGTGATAAGCAGGGATGGTTTTATTGAAGAGCCTCACGGCATCGTAGGTTTTTGGTCCGACCCAGTTCAGCCCCGGAAAGCCGGGGGATTTGATCGGATTTCCGACAAGACGATACGCTCCCTGCTGGTCGATGCTTTCTTCCAGGGCGGTAAAGGACTGGATCACGACCTTTTCCGGCCTTGACGATGCTGCGGATAAAGCCTGTCCATGGACGTACCATACCTCTTCCTTCTGTCCGTTGGCATACGTGATGAGATCTCGCTTCATATCGCCCTGGTGTGCGGACTCTATGCTCGTCACCAGAGATTTTGGCTGGGGGGGTGAGGATTCCTTCTTCTCGGTTGGCATTTCCTGGGTCGTGATCGTCCAGGCGGCTTTCTCGGCGACGGGTTTTACGTATGGCTCACGTGGTGGAGGGAAACTCGTGAGATCGGCGCCGGGGCTGGCGGCGGTTGCTCCGGATGCGCTGAGCACAATGGCAAGAAAAGCGATGGGGATCTTCATTCTGTCACCACCTCGAGTTTCTGATCCAAAACCTCACCTGTGAAGCGGTCGATCGCAACATGAAGCCAGTAGCGGCGCTCGCTTTCGACGATAAATTTGTCCAGCGCGCTGGCTGCGGGTCCGTAGCGGCCGGATTGGGCGATGATGTCGATCATGAGATTCCACGTGCGTGTCTGGGTCGTATCGCTCAAGGCGCGGATGAATGCCTCGCGCCGCGGTTTTAGGTTCTGATCGTCGAGCGTACTGAAGTTCGCGCTCTTGGTTGTCCCGGTGGTGGGACTGAGGTAGGGACTCACGAGATTAACGAGATCGCTCTTGTTGATCAGCTTGTTGGTCGAGGTGAACTGTGTGATCGCTGCGGCCAGATTGGCGGCATCCGTCGCCGATAACGACGAGGCGTCGATAGGATCAACCAAGGCATCCGAAAGGAGCGATTTCAGCACGGCCGGATTGCGGGTATTGAGGTTCACGCGCCCGGAGATCACCGGCTCGGTGGATTGCTGGATGGTGAAGACATCAAGCAGGGCAGAATCTGCGCTCTTTGAGGAAAAAAGATCTGCCGTGCGCCAGGGATTGTCGCGAAAGACAAAACCGAGTTCGCCGACCGAGCGGAACGGCCGGTTGAGGACGATCGGTTTGTCGAGCGCTCGCTCAAAGGGATTTCCCGTCGTCGCGCCAGCGTCGATGTAAAGCCCGGAGTCCGCGACCCGTCTGAGACCATCGCTATCGGTGTAGCTCGTTTCCGACCCTGCCCCGGTGCGGGTCACGCCGTTGTCCGGGGCCGATATCGCGGTGGAGCTGCCAAAGTTGTTTCGCGAGAGTTGAGCTGGGAAATACGACGTCCCGAAGATGGCCGGCTTGAGCTGCACGGCATTGCTGTCACCGCCGAACCCTTTTTCAAAGGGAGCTGCGTTGTTTGTTGATGACCACAGCAACATGCTTCGGGCCGCGCCAAGCGGGACCGTTCCATTGCGTGTGAACATCCACGTATTGAATCGTGTGGAGCGTGGATCGTTGGAGGCGAACATCAGCGATCGTTCCCACGTGTTGTTGTAAGTGAGATAGACTGTCCCCGTGCCGGCGGGTGAACTCCACGGATCGTTGGTGACCCCATGATACACTGCGCCGGAGTTGGCATTGATTGTCCAGCCGGCCGGATAGGTTCCGCCGAGATAGGCGATGAAGTTGGCGAAGTATTTTCCGTCCGTCCGCGCATTGGCGGAGACGACGTAGAAGTTTCCTCCGAGCGAGTTGAACCAGGTCAGATCATTGTTCATGCCCGTGGCAAACTGGTAGGGGACCCACGCACCCGAAGGCGACTTGAACTCCATCACAGCATTGAACGGGCTGGTGTTGTCGTAGCCCAAGGCAACCTTGGTGCTTTGGTAACGCTCTGTGGTGATGGCGCTGGCGGCACCGAGCTTGTATCGGAAATCGCTAAGTCGCAGGGCTGCGATACTGGTGCTCAGGCTCGCGCCGAGTGGTAATGCTTCCACCCACTCTCCCCGATCGACATCCGTCGGCACGGTGGCGGGAGGCTTGGCTCCCTGGAGGTCCGTGGTCATGAGAGTGGCGGGCGTGGTGAACCCTGTCCTGGCCGAGGGGGTTAGCTCGATGGCTTCGTCGATATCGGCCAGATAGCCGGGTTCGGATTTGGAGCCGAGCGTGGATGTCAGGACGGCTGGGTCTCCATGCATGTTGTAGACGCCGACTGATCCACGAGCCCGGATGCGCAACTCCGGCACATTGTTTGGAGTGGTCCGATGAGGGTTCCAAAGGTTGAAGGAAAGGTATACCGCCGCGGTCGCGCTGGTCTCGCCCTCGGTCTGGGGCGAGGAATAGGGCACTCCCACCACCGGCGTGACGGAGATGATGCCGGGCAGGCTCTCCACTCCACACGCCTGCCAGGCGCTCCCACTCTGTTGATACTCGATCACGGTCGGGTAAGAGTCCACATCGGCCTGGTCGATGGCTGCTGCACCCATCCGCAGGATCTGAAATGCCGGGAAGGTTTGCTGGATGCTGAGATTGTACGCGGTTCCGCTCGTTACGCCGGCATTGCCGTTTACCCCGAGGGAACCTCGCAGGATTGCGGCCTGGAGCAGCTCGAAGAAATTCGGGGCCCGCCCTTCGGATGCCACCTGGTCGAGCGTCTTGATCGTCGACTGCGGCGTCAGCTCCTCATATTTCCACACGTTCACTCCGGCGAGGTTTGGGTCGGCGGAGGCTCCCCAGGATAGACCGAAACACGCCCGTACGGCGGCGGCGGTCACGCCGTTTGGCCCACTTGACCCCACCCAGGCGAGGCGGGGGAGGGGGAAGCGGCGCTGGACCACAGCGTCGCCCGGTTCCACTTTATATGTATAGGCTGATCCCGAGCTGTCGTAATCGGTGATGGTATGGGTGGAGCTGAAACGAACGCCCGGGAGCAGGCGATTTGGGTTGCGGTTCGCGGAAGTAAACGGGGTGGTTGTCGATACGCCTGCGTTGTTCCTATAGGCGTACAGCGAGGAGTTCGTGCCACCGAGGTCCGAGGCATTGAACGTGGGTCCCCAGCTGGGCGCGTTGCGATCGCGGGAAAAGGTGGTGAGGTTGGGCAGGGAGTTGGTCGAGAGTCCTGCGATGCCGTCCTTGGCGGCCTTGATCAGGTCCTGACGGCTGAGAAAGGTGTTGTCCCCGGGATAGACTGTTCCAATGGCATTGGTCGCGAGGAAGTTGGTGACATAGGACAC of the Terrimicrobium sacchariphilum genome contains:
- a CDS encoding glycoside hydrolase family 16 protein, with the protein product MKPLLLIPVLCLPTLLLGESSLPSPTTEAPSRPVIDLSAPGADKLLEPSHASQVQVQPATDGKGIDVSVAAGPAGFPGVRIVPSTGAFDLSGAGFVEARVTNTGSAIISATLRMDSGENSASGSAYLKPGETGAARAYFASPGKGSNPLDAARITQILIFIGKNETTARAFRIDSLSAGGREGDTLPINPNTVRVKPQGGVIFSPSVPVSPGSQLTGRNGAKAEVTGNKTIGVNFSGKPEENVQLRPAKGYWDLGDFLQVTVKVKNTGSHPASLTAQLSSQADRSDTATPTKPIAPGETVDLVVPFIPGTPFKIISVPEQNQLEGKNSWGMESTPGVRYFSHQTNGLILSPVAGQEPSSFEVLAVTAGMPEGDPRPEWLGQRPPVEGEWIKTFEDNFDGTTLDESKWNVYSENHWDKRVGFSKQNVLIGDGQARLRIEKRAGFHNDDPNARATDFATGWLDTYDKWRQTYGYYEVRVKLPTAPSMFPAFWLMPQRGPATWPKYRQASTKDGGMEFDVFEGQSMWGPYRTTFGVHWDDYMKYHKSAGTSAHYNRPDKDGYLTIGMLWLPGHISVYSQGRLQGSWDSPRVGSVPSYLIFDMLPGGFEYDPLDPAKLPADLQIDYVRVWQRKDLMETGKN
- a CDS encoding glycoside hydrolase family 5 protein produces the protein MKTHSYLRGTNISHWLSQSARRGEDRRAWFTPEDIRIITDFGFDHIRLPVDEEQMWDEEGNQENEAFDLLENAIDWATAEGLGVILDLHILRGHSFGQMTEPKLFTDPDEEAHFAGMWRQLSSRLSSHSTDTLAYELMNEPVADNPADWNRVAAAAMRLVREREPERTILIGSNRWNSVFTLHELDLPDTRDTIITFHYYHPMLITHHRAGWSQEGRMYDGPIQYPGRPIADEHLPMVRPPEPTKFGALDFAELNKPFTRANMVADFAGAIEVSRKTGCPLYCGEFGVVNYAPMPVREAWYRDIISVFEEYGIGWANWDYKGLFGVVDGDRQSTGIAEAMLGCVVR
- a CDS encoding beta-galactosidase, which translates into the protein MRIRFLAILGFPVVLCAQEPLKTDTRPINSFESEPTGITTKDASYATTTEGASDGARALHLTFRTPAPYPAVIFDFDTPQDFRGYGGLAFDVYNPGPNMVAFNTRIDSSTEADGSGNHSRTGRGSIDGGQRATYVIPFGTDPSTLKVKALPGFGAFRSVGSLGKGPFDLSHVVNWQVFLNLPADNRDLIIDNVRLVPGHKEDFSNLVDKYGQYTRETWPGKVTGDQDFAAQSAEEDRDLAAHPVAKDRDIYGGWASGPKLDATGFFRVAKHDDKWTFVDPEGRLFLSFGPTCIGTTDVTTIKGREELFNGLPADDPALKAATTADGVDFLKANLIRKYGSDFTKPWLDRSYIRLLSWGFNTIAAFSSWGSIGNGRVPYTLTVWPSGKHARVTWGTGYVRGMDDPFDPQFAADVAAAVEGQAKRAKDDPFCIGYFVGNEEAWGYHKNDPASHYGLAIGALKAEAKASPAKRAILQQLQEKYRDISALNAAWETSFASWSAMEAPVSLPGILRPKVIADLSAFLSLYAETYFRTVNEAIKQADPNHLYLGCRFAGYSPEVLAAAAKHCDVLSFNIYRDKLSTTEWAILDAYDKPVLIGEFHFGSTDRGVFDTGLFAAADQKSRGVSYDAYIRSVLAHPKFVGAHWFQYADQPATGRAMDGENAGIGFVSITDTPHQEFIDSVRKTNAEIYSYRFQK